A genomic stretch from Helianthus annuus cultivar XRQ/B chromosome 1, HanXRQr2.0-SUNRISE, whole genome shotgun sequence includes:
- the LOC110873395 gene encoding DNA damage-repair/toleration protein DRT100, translating into MKLAVTVAVVLLAATVAVVTSCTPADRDALLAFKSGLTEPYLGILNTWTGTDCCTNWYGVSCDPTDNRVNDIVLRGESEDKIFTQTGRSGYMTGSLSPSLCSLDRLTTLIVADWKAISGEIPPCITTLPHLRILDLVGNQITGAIPSDIGNLQKLTVLNIADNKLTGSIPPSIVNLNRLMHLDLSNNQISGELPSDLGKLSMMSRCLLNQNQLTGSIPTSIAGIYRLADLDLSMNKISGSIPQQIGSMPVLSTLNLDSNQLTGELPVNLLSNSGLNIVNLSRNGLDGNLPDVFTPRTYFSVLDLSFNKLKGAIPKSLSSARYVGHLDMSNNHLCGVIPAGFPFDHLEASSFTNNDCLCGSPLMRVC; encoded by the coding sequence ATGAAACTCGCCGTCACCGTCGCGGTCGTACTCCTCGCCGCCACCGTCGCCGTCGTCACTTCCTGCACGCCGGCAGACCGGGACGCGTTACTAGCATTCAAATCCGGTCTAACCGAACCGTATTTGGGCATACTTAACACGTGGACCGGAACCGACTGCTGCACTAACTGGTACGGAGTCAGCTGCGACCCAACTGACAATCGTGTCAATGACATCGTCCTACGTGGCGAGTCAGAAGATAAAATCTTTACACAAACCGGCCGGTCCGGCTACATGACCGGTTCACTCTCCCCTTCACTCTGTTCACTAGACCGCCTCACAACACTCATCGTCGCCGACTGGAAAGCAATCTCCGGCGAGATTCCGCCATGTATCACCACCCTACCTCACCTCCGCATCCTAGACCTCGTCGGAAACCAGATCACCGGCGCAATACCTTCCGATATCGGAAACTTACAAAAGCTCACCGTTCTAAACATCGCCGATAACAAACTCACGGGATCTATTCCTCCGTCGATCGTAAACCTCAACCGGTTAATGCATCTAGACCTAAGCAACAACCAGATCTCCGGCGAGCTTCCGTCAGATCTCGGAAAACTATCAATGATGAGCAGATGTTTACTAAACCAGAATCAACTCACCGGATCTATTCCGACATCAATCGCCGGAATCTACCGGTTAGCAGATCTAGATCTCTCGATGAACAAAATCTCCGGTTCAATTCCGCAACAAATCGGTTCAATGCCGGTGTTATCTACACTCAACCTAGACAGTAACCAACTTACCGGCGAACTTCCGGTGAATCTGTTGAGCAACTCCGGTTTGAATATCGTGAATTTGAGCCGGAACGGTTTGGACGGTAACTTACCGGATGTTTTTACTCCGAGAACGTATTTTTCGGTGCTGGATTTATCGTTTAATAAGTTGAAAGGTGCGATTCCGAAATCGTTATCGTCGGCGAGGTATGTCGGACATTTGGATATGAGTAACAACCACCTGTGCGGTGTGATTCCGGCAGGTTTTCCGTTCGATCACCTTGAAGCGTCGTCGTTTACTAATAATGATTGTTTGTGTGGGTCGCCGTTGATGCGAGTTTGTTAG